The genomic stretch CAGAACAAGGGTCGAAACGCGAAGCCCAAGATGTCGGCGGCGAATGCGCCCTTTATATGATGGCTTAAGTCGCTGGAACCGCTTGTGAACCCGCCCGTCCCGGCCCCCGGGCGCTAGCGAAAACCGGCCTTAAAACCTTGACGGTCCGGGCATCTCCCCCTATACGTCCGCGGTTCCTGGAAATGGACATGATTTTGGACCCCCGCGTGGCCGCCTTGAGCGTTGCCTGTAGCCGGGGATGGCAGAGGATTTGTTGAGATGTCACGGCGCTGCGAACTGACGGCCAGGGGCCCGCAGGTGGGTCACAAGGTGAGCCACTCGAACATCAAGACCAAGCGCCGGTTCCTGCCGAACCTGTGCAACGTCACCTTCATATCGGACGTGCTCGGCCGCAACGTGCGCCTGCGCGTCTCGACCAACGCGATCAAAACCGTCGACCACAATGGCGGCCTCGACACCTTCCTCCTGAAAGCCAAGGCGGAAAACCTGTCGCCCCGCGCGCTGGACCTGAAGCGCGCGATCCAGAAGAAGAAGGCCGCAACTGCCGCGCCGGTGGCGCAGGCGAGCTGAGCTTCTCGTTAACCTGATTTAGCGGCTAGAGAGTTTTGAGCGGCTGGGTCGAAAGACCCGGCCGTTTTTGTTTTGGGAGATACACGCACGATCGAACTGCGGTGCCATTCAGCCCGCAACCGATCCCGCTTCGCGCAGCGCGGTGATCTGCAAGAACAGCGATTCCGGGGCAACATCCGGATGATTGTCCGGCAACAAATCGAGCGCCATCGCGGAAATCTCTTCCAGCAATCCGTCGAGGGTCGGCGCGTCGGCGGCGGCCGGTATGTCGTCACAATGCCCGCTCCAGACCGACGCTTCCTCGTCCCAGGCGGCGGAAATCGTGAAAATGACGGGTCTGGACATCGCCGCTCCGTTGCTTGCCGCGACGCATCTCAAAGCCGGGCGGCTGATAGATGATATCACAAAACCGGTGGAGCGTCCCCCCGCTTCGAACCGGGAATGGCACCCTCACGACCCAGAAGGCTCTTGCTCGCACCGCGGGAAGTGAGCATCCTAGAGTTGAAGGCGTTTCGAGTATCAGGCAGGGATGGACGCAACCTCGGAATTCAAGACAAAGATATTGAGCCGCAAGAGAGAGCCGGAGGAATACCGGCTTTATCGAGCAGGCCTCGAATGGGATTTGACCGATCCCATCGTTATTGAGCGCGCGGAAGACTTTAAGTCGACGTATCGGTGGCGTGATCGCCTCACGCCTTATCTTTGAGCTGCACCCGGTTCCGAGGACACCGAGTTAGGTGTTTTATGGAGCAGGAGGTGTGTCATGGAGAGACGGCAGTTTACGCGAGAGTTCAAGCTTGAGGCTGTACGCCTGATCAAGGAGCGCGGCGTGTCGTATGCGCAGGCGTCAGCAGACCTTGGCGTTCATCCAACGCAGTTGCGCAATTGGGTGAAGCAGCTGGCGGACGATCCGCAGCATGCATTCCCCGGCCAGGGCCAGATGAAGCCGGAGCAGTTGGAGATCGCGCAGCTCAAGCGCGAGGTCGCCAAGCTGAGAGCCGAACGGGACATCCTAAAAAAAGCCGCGGCCTACTTCGCGAAGGAATCAACATGAAGTTCGCCTTCATCGCGAAGCACCGGGGGATCTGGCCGGCGGAATGGTTGTGCGGGGCGCTCGGTGTCTCGCGGGGTGGGTTCTATGCCTGGCTGACACGGCCGCGCAGCCAACGCAGCCGGAGCGATGAGGAGTTGGGCGCGAAGGTTCGCGCCAGTTTCCTCGCCAGCGATCGAACCTATGGCGCGAGGCGAGTGTGGCACGACATGTTGGCGGAAGGCGGGTTGTGTGGACTGCATCGGATCGAGCGTTTGATGCGGCTACAGGCTCTCAAAGCCCGTCCACGACGGCGGCGACTGCCGCCCGATCTGGGTGAGCGGCAGGTCGCCGCCGTCGCTCCCAACGTGCTCGACCGCAGCTTCGATGCGTCCGCTCCCAACCGCAAATGGATCGCTGACTTCACGTACGTGTGGACAGCGGAGGGTTGGCTCTATGTTGCCGCTGTCGTCGATCTCTTCTCCCGCCGTGTGGTTGGTTGGTCGATGAACGCAGCGAT from Bradyrhizobium sp. Ash2021 encodes the following:
- a CDS encoding IS3 family transposase (programmed frameshift), which codes for MERRQFTREFKLEAVRLIKERGVSYAQASADLGVHPTQLRNWVKQLADDPQHAFPGQGQMKPEQLEIAQLKREVAKLRAERDILKKGRGLLREGINMKFAFIAKHRGIWPAEWLCGALGVSRGGFYAWLTRPRSQRSRSDEELGAKVRASFLASDRTYGARRVWHDMLAEGGLCGLHRIERLMRLQALKARPRRRRLPPDLGERQVAAVAPNVLDRSFDASAPNRKWIADFTYVWTAEGWLYVAAVVDLFSRRVVGWSMNAAMTAQLVTDALVMAIWRRGKPDALLHHSDRGSQYTSEQFQRLMADHGVVCSMSRSGNVWDNAAMESFFSSLKTERTTRRVYRTRDDAKADVFDYIERFYNPKRRHSTIGYLSPMEFEQQAGLA
- a CDS encoding DUF1902 domain-containing protein — its product is MSRPVIFTISAAWDEEASVWSGHCDDIPAAADAPTLDGLLEEISAMALDLLPDNHPDVAPESLFLQITALREAGSVAG
- the rpmB gene encoding 50S ribosomal protein L28, with translation MSRRCELTARGPQVGHKVSHSNIKTKRRFLPNLCNVTFISDVLGRNVRLRVSTNAIKTVDHNGGLDTFLLKAKAENLSPRALDLKRAIQKKKAATAAPVAQAS